The following coding sequences are from one Salvia miltiorrhiza cultivar Shanhuang (shh) unplaced genomic scaffold, IMPLAD_Smil_shh original_scaffold_419_1, whole genome shotgun sequence window:
- the LOC131004540 gene encoding nucleolar complex-associated protein 3-like isoform X1, which produces MPDNDRKKTRKDMMLKTREEVNADYKVVSSDQDPQERRKMQSQTFSAVFQTFFRILKHTVQPKSEAVHGAFGSHPLLDPCLNGIGKFAHLIDLDFMADLMQCMRKLAGNGSKSGDSSENSSCQLTVSERLRCCIAAFKVMRNNLDALNVDLQEFFLSSYTI; this is translated from the exons ATGCCTGACAATGACAGGAAGAAAACTAGGAAAGATATGATGTTAAAGACTAGAGAGGAG GTAAATGCAGACTACAAAGTTGTTTCATCTGATCAAGATCCCCAAGAGAGAAGAAAAATGCAGTCACAGACGTTCTCTGCTGTATTTCAGACATTCTTCCGCATCTTAAAACATACTGTACAGCCAAA ATCAGAAGCCGTGCATGGTGCATTTGGAAGTCATCCCCTACTCGATCCTTGTTTGAATGGAATTGGAAAGTTTGCTCATCTAATTGACTTGGATTTTATGGCTGATCTCATGCAGTGTATGAGAAAACTTGCTGGGAATGGCAGTAAGTCAGGAGATTCTTCTGAGAATTCCTCATGTCAGTTAACAGTGTCAGAACGTTTACGTTGCTGTATTGCTGCTTTTAAAGTGATGAGGAACAATCTAGATGCTCTAAATGTTGATCTGCAGGAGTTTTTTTTATCCAGTTATACAATCTGA
- the LOC131004540 gene encoding nucleolar complex-associated protein 3-like isoform X4, with amino-acid sequence MPDNDRKKTRKDMMLKTREEVNADYKVVSSDQDPQERRKMQSQTFSAVFQTFFRILKHTVQPKFSGMVAGDVAVVEIDACHHPHGGVWR; translated from the exons ATGCCTGACAATGACAGGAAGAAAACTAGGAAAGATATGATGTTAAAGACTAGAGAGGAG GTAAATGCAGACTACAAAGTTGTTTCATCTGATCAAGATCCCCAAGAGAGAAGAAAAATGCAGTCACAGACGTTCTCTGCTGTATTTCAGACATTCTTCCGCATCTTAAAACATACTGTACAGCCAAA GTTTTCCGGCATGGTAGCCGGAGATGTCGCGGTGGTTGAGATTGATGCCTGCCACCACCCTCATGGAGGCGTTTGGCGGTGA
- the LOC131004540 gene encoding nucleolar complex-associated protein 3-like isoform X2, translated as MPDNDRKKTRKDMMLKTREEVNADYKVVSSDQDPQERRKMQSQTFSAVFQTFFRILKHTVQPKSEAVHGAFGSHPLLDPCLNGIGKFAHLIDLDFMADLMQCMRKLAGNGSFPAW; from the exons ATGCCTGACAATGACAGGAAGAAAACTAGGAAAGATATGATGTTAAAGACTAGAGAGGAG GTAAATGCAGACTACAAAGTTGTTTCATCTGATCAAGATCCCCAAGAGAGAAGAAAAATGCAGTCACAGACGTTCTCTGCTGTATTTCAGACATTCTTCCGCATCTTAAAACATACTGTACAGCCAAA ATCAGAAGCCGTGCATGGTGCATTTGGAAGTCATCCCCTACTCGATCCTTGTTTGAATGGAATTGGAAAGTTTGCTCATCTAATTGACTTGGATTTTATGGCTGATCTCATGCAGTGTATGAGAAAACTTGCTGGGAATGGCA GTTTTCCGGCATGGTAG
- the LOC131004540 gene encoding nucleolar complex-associated protein 3-like isoform X3 — MPDNDRKKTRKDMMLKTREEVNADYKVVSSDQDPQERRKMQSQTFSAVFQTFFRILKHTVQPKSEAVHGAFGSHPLLDPCLNGIGKFAHLIDLDFMADLMQCMRKLAGNGRLYSI; from the exons ATGCCTGACAATGACAGGAAGAAAACTAGGAAAGATATGATGTTAAAGACTAGAGAGGAG GTAAATGCAGACTACAAAGTTGTTTCATCTGATCAAGATCCCCAAGAGAGAAGAAAAATGCAGTCACAGACGTTCTCTGCTGTATTTCAGACATTCTTCCGCATCTTAAAACATACTGTACAGCCAAA ATCAGAAGCCGTGCATGGTGCATTTGGAAGTCATCCCCTACTCGATCCTTGTTTGAATGGAATTGGAAAGTTTGCTCATCTAATTGACTTGGATTTTATGGCTGATCTCATGCAGTGTATGAGAAAACTTGCTGGGAATGGCA GATTATATTCTATATAA